One region of Elusimicrobiota bacterium genomic DNA includes:
- the recA gene encoding recombinase RecA, giving the protein MDSAKGKALELALTQIEKAYGREAIMKLGERAAKIKVDTIPTGVLSLDLALGVGGFPRGRIIEIYGPESSGKTTLALQAVAMAQKAGGSAAYIDAEHAMDPAYAKQLGVEIENLLIAQPDSGEEALEITEKLVRSSALDIIVVDSVAALVPKAEIEGEMGDSHMGLQARLMSQALRKLTASIARSKTCLIFINQIRHKIGVMFGNPETTTGGLALKFYATLRLDIRRIENIKEGDVVVGARARVKIVKNKVAPPYRTAEFEMIHGYGVSREGCLLDMGTESQIIEKSGSWFLYGGDRLGQGRENAKAYLKQNAEVAARIEKALRDKFLVSASNQEPQAAKPGKAPIAKAATGVR; this is encoded by the coding sequence ATGGATAGCGCGAAAGGCAAGGCCTTGGAGCTGGCTTTGACGCAGATCGAGAAGGCTTACGGCCGCGAGGCCATCATGAAGCTGGGGGAGCGCGCCGCCAAGATCAAGGTGGATACGATTCCCACGGGAGTCCTGTCCTTGGATTTGGCCCTGGGAGTCGGCGGATTCCCCCGCGGGCGCATCATCGAGATTTACGGCCCGGAGTCCTCCGGCAAGACCACCTTGGCTTTGCAGGCCGTGGCCATGGCCCAGAAGGCCGGGGGCTCGGCCGCCTACATAGACGCCGAGCACGCCATGGATCCGGCCTACGCCAAGCAATTGGGCGTGGAAATCGAGAACCTCCTCATCGCCCAGCCTGACTCGGGGGAGGAGGCCCTTGAGATCACCGAGAAGCTGGTGCGCTCTAGCGCCTTGGACATCATCGTGGTGGACTCGGTCGCGGCCTTGGTCCCCAAGGCCGAGATAGAGGGAGAGATGGGCGACAGCCACATGGGCCTGCAGGCCCGCCTCATGAGCCAGGCCTTAAGAAAGCTTACGGCCTCCATCGCCCGCAGCAAGACCTGCCTCATCTTCATCAACCAGATCCGCCATAAGATCGGGGTCATGTTCGGCAATCCCGAGACCACGACCGGGGGCCTGGCCCTTAAGTTCTACGCCACGCTGCGCTTGGACATCCGGCGCATCGAGAACATCAAGGAGGGCGACGTTGTCGTAGGCGCCCGCGCGCGGGTCAAGATCGTCAAGAACAAGGTGGCCCCTCCCTACCGCACGGCCGAGTTCGAGATGATCCACGGCTACGGGGTTTCCCGCGAGGGGTGTCTCCTAGACATGGGCACGGAGTCCCAGATCATCGAGAAGTCCGGTTCGTGGTTTCTCTACGGCGGCGACAGGCTGGGCCAAGGGCGCGAGAACGCCAAGGCCTACCTCAAGCAGAACGCGGAGGTCGCGGCCCGCATCGAGAAGGCCCTGCGCGACAAATTCCTGGTGAGCGCCTCCAACCAGGAGCCCCAGGCCGCGAAGCCCGGAAAGGCTCCTATCGCCAAGGCGGCGACAGGGGTCCGTTGA
- a CDS encoding serine hydrolase, whose translation MISPSGNPGKRLDRVDLLLIGALALAGASYAAANWRQGPEGGPAQGVPRVFSAVASKLNFSGEAAVPTPAAPPSILKEQEWGEMTGELARLSTRYSGRVAIYLRDLRSGKTWSYHESDLFPSASLIKVPIMVCVFYRIQEGKMSLSDKLALRRPLRRGGSGSLKWQPDGSRFTVWELVGRMINESDNTATAMLLDSMGLGYVQQQFPRMGLVYTGIYEEGMSIRGGKVAHENYTTAQEMTMLLEKIYRGELVDRNSSQLMLDFLRRKKAIASRLAKGLPLGWSIAHKTGLLRQACHDSAIFLTPNGDYALTVLTGQNASYKIAKDFITRLGRITFKHYNGEKRYYAKAVRRAWPYGKGPGAAR comes from the coding sequence ATGATTTCTCCCTCGGGAAACCCGGGAAAAAGGCTCGACCGCGTGGATTTGCTGTTGATCGGCGCCTTGGCTCTGGCCGGCGCCTCGTACGCCGCGGCTAATTGGCGCCAGGGCCCGGAGGGAGGTCCGGCGCAGGGAGTGCCCCGCGTCTTCTCCGCCGTGGCCAGCAAGCTGAATTTCTCCGGAGAGGCCGCTGTCCCGACCCCGGCCGCGCCGCCCTCCATTCTAAAGGAGCAGGAATGGGGGGAGATGACCGGGGAGCTTGCCCGCCTGTCCACGAGGTACTCCGGACGCGTGGCCATTTACTTGCGAGACCTTCGCAGCGGCAAGACCTGGTCCTACCATGAGAGCGATCTCTTCCCCTCGGCCAGCCTCATCAAGGTGCCCATCATGGTCTGCGTCTTTTACAGGATACAAGAGGGCAAGATGTCCTTGAGCGACAAGCTGGCCTTGCGTCGGCCCTTGCGCCGGGGGGGCTCCGGCTCGCTTAAATGGCAGCCGGACGGCTCGCGCTTTACGGTCTGGGAGCTGGTCGGGCGAATGATCAACGAGTCGGACAACACGGCCACGGCCATGCTTCTCGACTCCATGGGCCTGGGCTACGTCCAACAGCAGTTCCCGCGCATGGGCCTGGTGTACACCGGAATTTACGAAGAGGGCATGAGCATCCGGGGCGGGAAGGTGGCCCACGAGAATTACACCACGGCCCAGGAGATGACCATGCTCCTTGAGAAAATATACCGGGGCGAGCTGGTGGACAGGAATTCGAGCCAGCTCATGCTGGATTTTCTGAGGCGCAAGAAGGCCATCGCCTCGCGCCTCGCCAAGGGGCTGCCCTTGGGCTGGAGCATAGCCCACAAGACCGGGCTCCTGCGCCAGGCCTGCCATGACTCCGCGATTTTCCTGACCCCCAACGGGGACTACGCCCTCACGGTCCTGACCGGCCAGAACGCCAGCTACAAGATCGCCAAGGATTTCATCACGCGCCTGGGGCGCATCACCTTCAAGCATTACAACGGCGAAAAGCGCTACTACGCCAAGGCCGTGCGGCGCGCCTGGCCGTATGGTAAGGGGCCAGGTGCTGCAAGGTAG